In Methanomicrobiales archaeon, the following are encoded in one genomic region:
- a CDS encoding transketolase C-terminal domain-containing protein — MMQIMEGSIAVATAVKLCRPQVISAYPITPQTHIVEALADMVANCEIDAEYMTVESEFSALSACLGASAAGSRVYSATTSQGLALMFEVCFNVAGMRLPIVMSIANRSLSAPLSIWNDHQDSISLRDSGWMQMYAEDNQESADLHYIAYKAAEDHGVLLPAMVCFDGFILSHTYEPVDIPTQEEVDAFLPPFKPYHRLDARDPISFGMYATPDYYMEFRYEVDRALQRAQDVLYRAGKEFGEQFGRDYSAPVEGYRLEDADMALVAMGSVCGTIKDAIDEMRMDGKKVGLLKIRSFRPFPKKAVAESLRDVSSVAVLDKNISLGTGSGAVVYEVRDALYGSDIAVRDFVAALGGRDIRKKDIANIFGHLERGEGDMFYGLRQEVL; from the coding sequence ATGATGCAGATCATGGAGGGATCGATTGCGGTCGCCACGGCGGTGAAACTCTGCCGCCCGCAGGTGATCTCCGCCTATCCGATCACGCCCCAGACCCATATCGTCGAAGCCCTGGCAGACATGGTCGCCAACTGCGAGATCGACGCGGAGTACATGACCGTCGAGAGCGAGTTCTCCGCCCTTTCCGCCTGTCTCGGCGCCAGCGCTGCGGGTTCCCGGGTCTACTCGGCGACCACGTCGCAGGGTCTCGCCCTGATGTTCGAGGTATGCTTCAACGTTGCCGGCATGCGCCTCCCCATCGTCATGAGCATCGCCAACCGCTCGCTCTCGGCGCCCCTGAGCATCTGGAACGACCACCAGGACTCCATATCCCTGCGTGACTCGGGCTGGATGCAGATGTATGCCGAGGACAACCAGGAGTCCGCCGACCTCCACTACATCGCCTATAAAGCGGCGGAGGATCACGGCGTCCTGCTCCCGGCGATGGTCTGCTTCGACGGGTTCATCCTCTCCCACACCTACGAACCCGTGGACATCCCCACCCAGGAGGAGGTGGACGCCTTCCTGCCGCCCTTCAAGCCGTATCACCGCCTGGATGCCCGCGATCCCATCAGCTTCGGGATGTATGCCACGCCGGACTACTATATGGAGTTCCGCTACGAGGTCGACCGGGCTCTGCAGCGAGCGCAGGACGTGCTCTACAGGGCCGGGAAAGAGTTCGGCGAGCAGTTCGGGCGGGACTACAGCGCTCCCGTCGAGGGCTACCGCCTGGAGGATGCGGATATGGCCCTCGTGGCGATGGGATCGGTCTGCGGCACGATCAAGGACGCGATCGACGAGATGCGGATGGACGGGAAGAAGGTGGGTCTCCTGAAGATTCGCAGCTTCCGCCCGTTCCCGAAGAAGGCGGTCGCCGAATCCCTCCGGGACGTCTCGAGCGTCGCCGTGCTCGACAAGAACATATCGCTCGGCACCGGCAGCGGCGCCGTCGTCTACGAGGTGCGGGACGCCCTCTACGGCTCCGATATTGCGGTGCGGGACTTCGTCGCCGCTCTCGGGGGCCGCGACATCCGCAAGAAAGATATTGCCAATATCTTCGGCCACCTGGAGAGAGGGGAAGGGGACATGTTCTACGGACTGCGGCAGGAGGTGCTGTAG
- a CDS encoding NAD-dependent epimerase/dehydratase family protein: MFSVVTGGAGFIGSHLVDALVARGDSVLVIDSCCTGTIDNLREHLDAGRIRFLQADLLDDGWQSSLAAADRVYHLAADPDVRESALSPQSPVSNNVLATARVLEAMRIQGVPQLVFTSTSTVYGDATVIPTPEAYAPLEPVSVYGGTKLACEALISAYCHSFGMRAWVFRFANIIGERSNHGVCWDFIQKLRRNPAVLEILGDGRQTKSYLEVHACVDAMLYAADHAGDRFDVYNVGSEDWIDVTSIADIVAEEMGLSGVEYRYTGGARGWVGDVPRMLLSVEKLKALGWKPAVGSRESVRIAVSAMLGKRGA, translated from the coding sequence ATGTTTTCCGTAGTCACCGGCGGAGCCGGGTTCATCGGATCGCATCTCGTCGATGCGCTGGTCGCTCGCGGGGATTCGGTGCTGGTGATCGACAGCTGCTGCACCGGAACGATCGACAATCTCCGCGAGCACCTGGATGCCGGGCGGATCCGGTTCCTGCAGGCGGATCTCCTGGACGACGGGTGGCAGTCCTCTCTTGCCGCCGCCGACAGGGTGTACCATCTCGCGGCGGATCCGGATGTGCGGGAGAGCGCCCTGTCTCCGCAGTCGCCCGTCAGCAACAACGTGCTCGCGACCGCCCGGGTGCTGGAGGCGATGCGGATCCAGGGTGTCCCGCAGCTCGTGTTCACCTCCACATCCACCGTGTACGGGGATGCAACCGTGATTCCGACACCGGAGGCGTACGCGCCCCTCGAACCCGTGTCGGTCTACGGGGGGACCAAGCTCGCCTGCGAGGCGCTCATCTCCGCCTACTGCCATTCCTTCGGCATGCGGGCCTGGGTCTTCCGGTTCGCCAACATCATCGGCGAGCGGTCCAACCACGGGGTCTGCTGGGACTTCATCCAGAAGCTCCGCCGGAACCCGGCGGTCCTGGAGATCCTGGGGGACGGGAGGCAGACGAAGTCGTACCTGGAGGTGCACGCCTGCGTGGATGCGATGCTCTATGCCGCCGACCATGCGGGGGACAGGTTCGACGTCTACAACGTCGGTTCCGAGGACTGGATCGACGTGACGTCGATCGCCGATATCGTGGCGGAGGAGATGGGGCTGTCCGGCGTGGAGTACCGGTACACGGGAGGGGCCCGGGGCTGGGTGGGGGACGTGCCCCGGATGCTGCTCTCCGTGGAGAAGCTGAAAGCCCTCGGCTGGAAGCCGGCCGTGGGATCGCGGGAGAGCGTGCGGATCGCCGTCTCGGCGATGCTGGGGAAGCGTGGTGCATGA
- a CDS encoding pyruvate ferredoxin oxidoreductase subunit gamma translates to MKELRIHGRGGQGSVTAAELIAVAAFHDGMYAQAFPAFGVERRGAPVQAFVRFSSEKIRLRSQIYEPDYIIVQDPTLIADVNVYQGMREGGIAIVNTEKEQDAIRVPPGVKLVRVDATQIALDVLGVPITNTALMGAFAAATGMIRFQALADAIRHRFGRDLAEKNIQAARRAYEMVGGAS, encoded by the coding sequence TTGAAGGAATTGCGCATACACGGCAGGGGCGGTCAGGGTTCGGTCACCGCGGCCGAACTGATCGCCGTTGCAGCCTTCCACGACGGCATGTACGCACAGGCGTTCCCCGCGTTCGGCGTGGAGCGGAGAGGTGCACCGGTGCAGGCATTCGTACGATTCTCCAGCGAGAAGATCCGCCTCCGGAGCCAGATCTACGAGCCGGACTACATCATCGTACAGGATCCCACCCTGATCGCGGATGTGAACGTCTACCAGGGGATGCGGGAGGGGGGGATCGCCATCGTCAATACCGAAAAAGAGCAGGACGCAATCCGGGTTCCGCCGGGCGTAAAACTGGTGCGGGTCGACGCGACCCAGATCGCCCTCGACGTCCTGGGCGTACCCATCACCAACACGGCCCTGATGGGGGCGTTCGCCGCTGCCACGGGCATGATCCGGTTCCAGGCCCTTGCCGATGCCATCCGCCACCGTTTCGGCAGGGATCTGGCCGAAAAGAACATCCAGGCGGCCCGGCGGGCCTATGAGATGGTGGGAGGCGCATCCTGA
- a CDS encoding 4Fe-4S binding protein: MPLEVGCVARPGRARENITGSWRVFRPVVDVEKCTRCGLCQLICPESAVEKRDEEYVVNLDYCKGCGLCAAECPGEAVEMAREEK; encoded by the coding sequence ATGCCGCTCGAGGTGGGATGCGTCGCACGCCCCGGCAGGGCCCGGGAGAATATCACCGGCTCGTGGCGGGTCTTCCGCCCGGTCGTGGACGTGGAGAAGTGCACCCGCTGCGGGCTCTGCCAGCTGATCTGTCCGGAGTCCGCTGTGGAGAAGCGGGACGAAGAGTACGTGGTCAACCTAGACTACTGCAAGGGCTGCGGGCTCTGCGCCGCCGAGTGTCCGGGCGAGGCGGTCGAGATGGCGCGGGAGGAGAAGTAG
- a CDS encoding small multi-drug export protein: MSIPAAFTVVALGALPFFEARYAIPFAILLGFAPLEAYALGLLGNILPVIPLLLFLEPVSDWLSARSGLFDRFFAWLFERTRRHGDRFERWGTFALFLFVALPVPVTGAWSGAAAAFIFGIQFRHALPAIAAGAAVAALITTLPTLGVLGVLGGAA; the protein is encoded by the coding sequence ATGAGCATACCGGCAGCGTTCACGGTGGTGGCGCTCGGGGCCCTGCCCTTCTTTGAGGCGCGCTACGCGATACCGTTCGCCATCCTGCTCGGGTTCGCCCCCCTGGAAGCCTATGCCCTGGGTCTTCTCGGGAACATCCTTCCCGTGATCCCCCTCCTGCTCTTCCTGGAGCCGGTATCGGACTGGCTCTCGGCCCGCTCGGGACTCTTCGATCGGTTCTTCGCCTGGCTCTTCGAGCGGACCCGCCGCCACGGCGACCGCTTCGAGCGGTGGGGGACGTTCGCGCTCTTCCTCTTCGTCGCCCTGCCGGTTCCGGTCACCGGCGCCTGGAGCGGCGCCGCCGCGGCGTTCATCTTCGGGATCCAGTTCCGTCACGCCCTGCCGGCGATTGCGGCGGGGGCGGCGGTCGCCGCCCTCATCACCACCCTCCCCACGCTGGGGGTCCTGGGGGTCCTGGGAGGCGCCGCATGA
- a CDS encoding methanogenesis marker 12 protein: MFIGIDHGTTAIRFASEEGVFKISREKAKEFRFEHLERLAPLSEIEGVAVCYSMGDGISRISDIRRVKNRGVVSREGAGRHIGGGTQVYDEIQRSGLPAVVIPGLHRGSPTDPRFKAYSHQASPEKVGIAYEVAARIGRDFVVSDVSSNTVTLLVSDGRIVGALDACIFAPGTTQGAIDVDAIRRIDRGEITANEAFVHAGVNFTLPEPERLRTLALFSAMECAALRILNPAARVALSGSMAPAVAPAVERLLRQDVAVFDEWCAARGLARMARDVFRGEEEILGIPVDR; this comes from the coding sequence ATGTTCATCGGCATCGATCACGGAACGACGGCAATCCGGTTCGCATCCGAAGAGGGGGTCTTCAAGATCTCCCGCGAGAAGGCAAAGGAGTTCCGCTTCGAGCACCTGGAACGGCTCGCCCCCCTGTCCGAGATCGAGGGTGTGGCCGTCTGCTACTCCATGGGCGACGGGATCAGCCGGATCTCCGACATCCGCCGCGTGAAGAACCGGGGCGTGGTGAGCCGGGAGGGGGCCGGGCGGCACATCGGAGGCGGAACGCAGGTCTACGACGAGATCCAGAGGAGTGGTCTCCCCGCCGTGGTGATCCCCGGACTCCACCGCGGATCCCCCACCGATCCCCGCTTCAAGGCCTACAGCCACCAGGCGAGCCCGGAGAAGGTGGGCATCGCCTACGAGGTTGCAGCCCGGATCGGCCGCGACTTCGTGGTCTCGGACGTCAGCTCCAATACGGTGACGCTGCTCGTCTCGGACGGGCGGATCGTCGGGGCTCTGGACGCCTGCATCTTCGCTCCCGGCACCACGCAGGGGGCGATCGACGTGGACGCGATCCGCCGTATCGACCGGGGGGAGATCACGGCGAACGAGGCGTTTGTCCACGCCGGGGTGAACTTCACCCTGCCGGAACCGGAGCGGCTCCGCACGCTGGCCCTCTTCTCTGCCATGGAGTGCGCCGCCCTGCGGATCCTGAATCCCGCAGCGAGGGTGGCGCTGTCCGGCTCGATGGCGCCGGCTGTCGCCCCCGCGGTGGAACGCCTCCTCCGGCAGGACGTCGCGGTCTTCGACGAGTGGTGTGCGGCCCGCGGGCTGGCGAGGATGGCCCGCGATGTATTCCGGGGAGAGGAGGAGATCCTGGGCATCCCGGTGGACCGCTGA
- a CDS encoding cofactor-independent phosphoglycerate mutase: MKYIVLLGDGMADEPIEALGGRTPLQHARTPNMDRIAREGACGLLRTIPDEMEAGSDIANLSILGYDPARYYTGRGPLEAANIGVPLLEGDIAYRCNLVTVRDGVMQDFSAGHIGSEEGAALIRALDAEVSPVRAYPGISYRNLLVVPGGEGAVTTPPHDIVGRPCADYLPRGGDRERLLAVMEASRRVFAHHPLNAARVRAGKPPATMVWPWSGGRRPSMPSFAEKYGLPGGMISAVDLLNGIARYAGMEVIRVPGATGYLDTDYQAKARYALAALERLDFVYLHVEATDEASHLGSLEEKIRALERFDGMVGTILDRFDGVVAVLPDHATPLRLKTHTRTPVPFAVLGRGTDGCGSFSESEAAKGMFGTMNATEFLPMLFGRDGRTV; encoded by the coding sequence ATGAAGTACATCGTGCTCCTGGGGGACGGCATGGCGGACGAGCCGATCGAGGCTCTCGGGGGGCGGACTCCGCTCCAGCACGCCCGCACCCCGAACATGGACCGGATCGCCCGGGAGGGCGCCTGCGGTCTGCTCCGCACCATTCCGGATGAGATGGAGGCGGGAAGCGACATCGCCAACCTCTCCATCCTGGGCTACGATCCCGCCCGATACTACACGGGACGGGGTCCGCTGGAGGCGGCGAACATCGGGGTGCCGCTTTTGGAGGGGGATATCGCCTACCGCTGCAACCTGGTCACGGTCCGGGACGGGGTGATGCAGGACTTCTCCGCCGGCCACATCGGGAGCGAGGAGGGGGCTGCGCTGATCCGCGCCCTGGACGCGGAAGTCTCCCCGGTGCGGGCGTACCCCGGGATCAGCTACCGCAATCTGCTCGTCGTGCCCGGGGGGGAGGGGGCGGTCACCACACCCCCGCACGACATCGTGGGACGGCCCTGCGCAGACTACCTCCCCCGCGGAGGGGACAGAGAGAGGCTTCTTGCCGTCATGGAGGCGAGCAGGAGAGTGTTTGCCCACCACCCGCTCAACGCCGCGCGGGTGCGGGCGGGGAAGCCGCCGGCGACGATGGTCTGGCCCTGGAGCGGGGGGCGGCGCCCGTCCATGCCCTCCTTTGCCGAGAAGTACGGGCTGCCGGGGGGGATGATCTCGGCGGTCGATCTCCTGAACGGCATCGCCCGCTACGCCGGCATGGAGGTGATCCGGGTGCCGGGGGCGACCGGCTATCTGGACACCGACTACCAGGCGAAGGCACGCTACGCGCTCGCCGCCCTCGAGCGCCTGGACTTCGTGTACCTGCACGTGGAGGCGACCGACGAGGCGAGCCATCTGGGGAGCCTGGAGGAGAAGATCCGCGCCCTCGAACGCTTCGACGGCATGGTGGGCACGATCCTGGACCGGTTCGACGGGGTGGTGGCGGTGCTGCCCGACCATGCCACGCCGCTCCGCCTGAAGACGCACACCCGCACGCCCGTCCCCTTCGCCGTTCTCGGGAGGGGGACGGACGGATGCGGGAGCTTCTCCGAGAGCGAGGCGGCGAAGGGCATGTTCGGAACGATGAACGCCACGGAGTTCCTGCCGATGCTCTTTGGCAGGGATGGGCGGACGGTATGA